The following are from one region of the Oryzias melastigma strain HK-1 linkage group LG22, ASM292280v2, whole genome shotgun sequence genome:
- the cdc25b gene encoding M-phase inducer phosphatase 2, protein MEPNFDSTSPVNTLFKNRPDGIPGLSAFSLPDFSAKNAHCRSLFSPGPAAVLSPVTNLALDMNNLAGLGSNQCETPKRIKPPPLQKVPSFASDTSSDAGLGLDLPSPMEDEVEDSFEKDVEKCSRVVNKKMPIRRINSLPLHLLGFSPAMKGQDTDSDRYGIFGHPPPEVCSSSGHNKENIPEESFPFKKPKPVSRSRLRSFNDASRDAFALRPSSAPALMLSSPPPSQQLHFHDSSPFLRRSSLTSSLGDDEDDGFLEVLDDDVETDAVMPKGMASLLTAPLVADSPGETSPFIRCRPRNLFRSPSMPSPVSRPAAKRPDCPVDENTPVRVKRRRSLAGTQVTLLEQNPESPRAGGAFLQRSKSFCQVEIEKLLDRVESPNELIGDFTKPFVLPTVEGKHQDLKYITSDMMVAALSGHFNEVVEQVIVIDCRYPYEFEGGHIKGALNFHQESQVEEFLLRTPIVPSSAEKRVVIVFHCEFSSERGPRMCRFVRERDRALNDYPKLHYPELYILKGGYKDFFPHFQAQCEPQAYRPMHHEDFKEDLRKFRLKSRTWAGERSKRDMYSRLKKL, encoded by the exons GTGCAAAGAACGCGCACTGCAGGAGCCTGTTCTCCCCCGGACCCGCCGCGGTCCTTTCTCCGGTCACAAATCTGGCTCTGGACATGAACAACTTGGCCGGACTCGGAAG CAACCAGTGTGAAACCCCAAAGAGGATCAAGCCTCCCCCCCTCCAGAAGGTCCCATCCTTTGCCTCAGATACCTCATCTGATGCAG GCCTCGGCTTGGACCTCCCCAGCCCCATGGAGGATGAAGTGGAAGATTC GTTTGAAAAGGATGTGGAGAAGTGCAGCCGAGTCGTCAACAA GAAAATGCCGATCCGCAGAATCAACTCCCTCCCG CTGCATCTCCTGGGCTTCAGTCCTGCCATGAAGGGACAAGACACCGATTCTGATCGCTATGGAATATTTGGCCATCCCCCTCCTGAAGTCTGCAGTTCCTCTGGTCACAATAAAGAGAACATTCCAGAG gagAGTTTTCCCTTCAAAAAACCAAAGCCTGTTTCCCGGAGTCGCTTACGTTCCTTCAACGACGCCTCAAGAGACGCCTTTGCCCTCCGCCCCAGCTCTGCCCCCGCCCTCATG ctgtcttcacctcctccttccCAGCAGCTGCACTTCCATGACTCCAGCCCGTTTCTTAGGCGCTCCTCCCTCACCTCGTCACTGGGCGACGATGAAGACGACGGGTTCCTGGAAGTCCTAGATGACGACGTGGAG ACGGATGCTGTCATGCCAAAAGGAATGGCGAGTTTGCTGACCGCCCCGCTGGTGGCTGACAGCCCGGGGGAGACCTCG CCTTTTATACGATGTCGACCACGAAACCTGTTCCGCTCGCCTTCCATGCCTAGTCCTGTGTCTCGGCCCGCTGCAAAGCGGCCCGACTGTCCCGTGGATGAAAACACGCCAGTGAGGGTGAAGAGACGGCGCAGCCTGGCGGGCACACAGGTCACGCTCCTGGAGCAAAACCCAGAGTCGCCGAGAGCG GGTGGTGCTTTTCTCCAAAGGTCCAAGTCCTTCTGTCAGGTAGAGATAGAGAAACTGCTGGACAGAGTGGAAAGCCCCAACGAGCTGATCGGAGACTTCACCAAG CCCTTCGTACTTCCCACGGTGGAGGGCAAACATCAGGACCTGAAGTACATCACATCAGACATG ATGGTGGCGGCGCTCAGCGGACACTTCAATGAAGTGGTGGAGCAGGTCATCGTCATCGACTGCCGCTACCCCTACGAGTTTGAGGGGGGCCACATAAAG GGGGCTCTGAACTTTCACCAGGAGAGCCAGGTGGAGGAGTTCCTCCTCAGGACCCCCATCGTCCCCTCCAGCGCAGAGAAACGCGTCGTCATCGTCTTCCACTGCGAGTTCTCCTCGGAGCGCGGCCCCCGCATGTGCCGCTTCGTCAGGGAGCGGGACCGCGCCTTAAACGACTACCCCAAACTCCACTACCCCGAGCTCTACATCCTCAAGGGGGGGTACAAGGACTTCTTCCCCCATTTTCAG GCGCAGTGTGAACCCCAGGCGTACCGGCCCATGCACCACGAGGACTTCAAGGAGGACCTGAGGAAGTTCCGGCTGAAGAGTCGGACCTGGGCCGGCGAGCGCAGCAAGAGGGACATGTACAGCCGCCTGAAGAAGCTGTGA